The following DNA comes from Candidatus Eisenbacteria bacterium.
TGCGGCCCGCGGCGCCGTCCGCCGAGGCGATCGACGACGCGCTCTTCCAGCGCCTGCGCGCCCTTCGACGCCAGCTCGCCGACGGCGAGGGCGTGCCGGCGTACATCGTGTTCAGCGACGCCGTGCTGACGCGGATGGCGGCCGCGCGTCCGACCGACGACGCGAGCCTGCTCGCGATTCCCGGCGTCGGACCCGCGAAGCTCGCGCGCTACGGCGAAGCGTTCCTGCGCTTGCTGCGCGAGCCGGACTGACGCGCCTCAGGAGCCGCGCCGGACGCGCATGCGCGACGCGTCCGGCGCGGCCACTCGTGGCGCGGGTCAGTGCGTGACGTGCGCCGTCGGAATCACCGCCGCGAGCGGAACGAAGCGGTGGTCCGAGAGAGCCCCCTGCGGGGCGAGCTGCGCCCCGAGGCGCACGGCACCTTCCCGGGCACGGCTCGTCACGGCATCGACGAGCCAGTCTTGCCAATGCGGGACGCCCGTCGGGACGGCGATCGACGACGACACGGAGGCGCGGGAGGAGTCCCTCTGGCCGGCGGCGAGGAGGAGGACGGTGACCGTCACGGGCGTATCCCCGTTCTGCACGCCCGTGTCGGGAGCAAGGGGGGTGCCACGGCGACCTGCGAAAATCCAGAGTCCACGCCGAATTCGTCCCCGATGTTTCGTGCAGCGCTGCCCGCCCGGGCAGGCTCGTGCGAAATCGCCCCGCACCGGCTCGCGTTCGCTGCGGCAATTGCTAAGATGCGCGCGATTTTTGCGGGGTGGAGGGGACGATGGGTATCGCAGCACCTCTCGAGACAGATCTTCGTGCGGCCGCCGAGGAGCGGTATCTCAGCTACGCGCTGTCGGTCATCACGTCGCGGGCGCTCCCCGACGTGCGCGACGGCCTGAAGCCGGTTCAACGCCGCATCCTCTATGCGATGTGGCAGAACCTGCGCCTGACGGCGGGCGCGCGGCCGCGCAAGTCGGCCGCCATCGTCGGGGAGGTGCTCGGCAAGTACCACCCGCACGGGGATCAGGCCGCCTACGAGGCCATGGTCCGCATGGCACAGGACTTCTCGCTCCGCTACCCGCTCGTGCATGGCGAGGGGAACTTCGGCTCGCTCGACGGCGACGGCGCGGCCGCCTACCGCTACACCGAGGCGCGCCTCACCGCCCTCGCCGAGGAGCTCCTCGAGGACCTCGGGGCCGACACCGTCCCCTTCCGCGCCACGTTCGACGCGATGTTGGACGAGCCGATCGTGCTGCCGTCGGCCATCCCGCAGCTCCTCATGAACGGCTCGACGGGCATCGCCGTGGGCATGGCGACGAACATCCCGCCGCACAACCTGCGCGAGGTGGTGGCCGCGCTCACGGCCATGATCGACGAGCCGGACATCGCCGTGAAGGACCTCCTGAAGCACGTGAAGGCGCCCGACTTTCCGACCGGCGGCGAGGTGCTGAACACCAAGCGCGAGCTGCGCGAAATCTACGAGAGCGGCCAGGGGCCGATCCGGCTGCGCGGCGAGTACAAGATCGAGAGCCTCGCGCGCGGCCGGCGCCAGATCGTCGTCACCTCGATCCCGTACACGGTGAACAAGGCCGAGCTCGTCGAGGCGATCGCGAACGAGATCGTGGCGCGCAAGCTCCCCCTCGTGACGGACGTGCGCGACGAGTCGACAGGCGACGTGCGCATCGTGCTCGAGCTGAAGGCCGAGGCGTCACCCGAAGCCGCGATGGCCTACCTCTACAAGCACACCGCCCTGCAGACGAACTTCAACGTGAACCTCACGTGCCTGCTCCCCAGCACGAACCCGGCCGTCGGGCAGCCGGCGCGCGTCACGCTGCGCGACCTCTGCCGTCACTTCCTCGACCATCGCATGGTCGTCGTCACGCGGCGCCTCGAGCACGAGCGCAAGAAGCTCCTGGAGCGCCTGCACATCCTGGACGCCCTCGCCAGGATCTACGACGACCTCGACCGCGCCATTCGCATGATCCGCAAGGCCGAGTCGCGCCAGGACGCCGCGCAGGCCCTGATGAAGGGCTTCGATCTCGACCAGGTGCAGGCCGACGCGATCCTCGAGATCCGGCTCTACCAGCTCGCGCGCCTCGAGATCTCGAAGATCCTCGAAGAGCGCGGCGCCAAGCGCGCCCGGCTGAAGGAGATCGAAGCGCTCCTCAAGAGCCCGAAGGCGCGCTGGAAGGTGATCCGCGAGGACCTCGAGCGCATCGCCGAGAAGTTCGGCGACAAGCGCCGCACGCAGGTCGGCCGCGCCGAGGAGCTCGAATACAACGCCGAGGCCTACATCGTGCACGAGGAGACGACCGTGCTCCTGTCGCGCGACGGGTGGCTGCGGCGCGTGCGCGAGCTGAAGGATCCATCGTCGGCGCGCCTGCGCGAGGGCGACGCGGTGCAAGCCGTGCTCGCCGGCACGACGCGCGACCACCTCGTGCTCTACTCGACCCACGGGTCGGTCTACGTGCTGCGCGTCGCCGACGTCCCGGCGACGACCGGCTACGGCGAGCCCGTGCAGTCGCTGCTCAAGTTCGGCGACGGCGAGCGGGTGGTGGCGGCGCAGCTGAAGCGCGAC
Coding sequences within:
- a CDS encoding DNA topoisomerase IV subunit A; the protein is MGIAAPLETDLRAAAEERYLSYALSVITSRALPDVRDGLKPVQRRILYAMWQNLRLTAGARPRKSAAIVGEVLGKYHPHGDQAAYEAMVRMAQDFSLRYPLVHGEGNFGSLDGDGAAAYRYTEARLTALAEELLEDLGADTVPFRATFDAMLDEPIVLPSAIPQLLMNGSTGIAVGMATNIPPHNLREVVAALTAMIDEPDIAVKDLLKHVKAPDFPTGGEVLNTKRELREIYESGQGPIRLRGEYKIESLARGRRQIVVTSIPYTVNKAELVEAIANEIVARKLPLVTDVRDESTGDVRIVLELKAEASPEAAMAYLYKHTALQTNFNVNLTCLLPSTNPAVGQPARVTLRDLCRHFLDHRMVVVTRRLEHERKKLLERLHILDALARIYDDLDRAIRMIRKAESRQDAAQALMKGFDLDQVQADAILEIRLYQLARLEISKILEERGAKRARLKEIEALLKSPKARWKVIREDLERIAEKFGDKRRTQVGRAEELEYNAEAYIVHEETTVLLSRDGWLRRVRELKDPSSARLREGDAVQAVLAGTTRDHLVLYSTHGSVYVLRVADVPATTGYGEPVQSLLKFGDGERVVAAQLKRDVAAAEATSGQALLPGLGGAAAPGPILVATARGFGFRATPDLSETTRSGRRVARVGDGDEIVSVEPVAGKVVVVAASSGKMLRFPLVDVAELSGPGRGVTLLKPGSDARVVGALALAEKDDFLAVTPEGNERRFAVTDVPAGRRAGKGQKVVKRGGVAAVKRVEE